Proteins from a single region of Sphaerochaeta globosa str. Buddy:
- the miaA gene encoding tRNA (adenosine(37)-N6)-dimethylallyltransferase MiaA, whose translation MKSISKHPTKSNAFEPIIFIFGPTGVGKTELLLDLDPQRFSVINADSIQVYRHLDIGSAKASKAVRSAIEHHLIDICDPWEQFSVGNFIERADQACQMIHDQGKIPVISGGTAYYFKHFLYGLSEAPLSDENIRKSLSQRIETEGREWAYQYLQRIDPISAKRIHPSDMYRVSRALEVWETSGRPLSSYTIPTTVRNGMKPLVIGLIRESEVLRRRLNLRVQAMFDEGLVEEIRDLLKMGAQSWWPGLQGIGYREFFQAMEHGEWSRAIIADQIERNSRLYAKRQMTFFKSFADAKWFDPENKATILTEIERYLQGGSR comes from the coding sequence GTGAAATCCATTTCGAAGCACCCGACGAAGAGTAACGCATTCGAACCCATTATTTTCATCTTCGGCCCTACCGGGGTCGGAAAGACAGAACTTCTGCTGGATCTTGATCCGCAGAGGTTTTCTGTTATCAATGCAGACTCGATCCAAGTCTATCGACATCTCGATATAGGGTCGGCAAAAGCCTCAAAGGCGGTTCGTTCTGCGATTGAGCATCACCTGATCGATATTTGCGACCCCTGGGAGCAGTTTTCCGTAGGCAATTTCATAGAGCGAGCCGACCAAGCCTGTCAAATGATTCATGACCAAGGAAAAATTCCTGTGATCAGCGGGGGGACCGCCTATTATTTCAAGCATTTCCTGTATGGGCTCAGTGAAGCACCACTCAGTGATGAGAATATCCGCAAGTCCCTTTCCCAACGCATCGAAACCGAGGGCAGGGAATGGGCATACCAGTACCTTCAGCGGATCGATCCCATCAGTGCCAAGCGTATCCATCCCAGTGATATGTATCGGGTAAGTCGAGCTTTGGAAGTGTGGGAAACCAGCGGAAGGCCTTTGAGTAGTTATACGATTCCCACAACTGTGCGCAATGGTATGAAGCCATTGGTCATTGGTCTGATTCGCGAAAGCGAAGTGCTTCGTCGTCGGTTGAACCTGAGGGTGCAGGCGATGTTCGATGAAGGGCTGGTGGAAGAAATCAGGGACCTTTTGAAAATGGGGGCTCAGTCTTGGTGGCCGGGCTTGCAGGGTATCGGGTACCGCGAATTCTTCCAAGCGATGGAGCATGGTGAGTGGTCACGTGCGATCATTGCCGACCAAATAGAACGAAACAGCCGCTTGTATGCAAAGCGGCAGATGACGTTCTTTAAAAGTTTTGCTGATGCCAAATGGTTCGACCCTGAAAATAAGGCAACCATTCTCACTGAGATTGAGCGCTACCTTCAAGGCGGGAGTAGGTAG
- the cmk gene encoding (d)CMP kinase: MRIAISGKSGCGNTTVSQLVAENLGYPMINFTFRTLSEEKGIEFWTFCKMAEESDEFDLEVDKRQVEMALAQPDCVLGSRLAIWMLKQADLKVYLTASSIERARRITQREGGTLSERLEQTQMRDANDSARYLRLYNIDNSDTTVADLVIDTSELEPEQIAALIVKEAKAREKR; this comes from the coding sequence GTGCGCATTGCAATTAGTGGAAAGAGCGGCTGTGGAAATACCACGGTCTCTCAGTTGGTGGCCGAGAATTTGGGATATCCCATGATTAATTTTACGTTCCGTACGCTCAGTGAAGAGAAGGGGATCGAGTTCTGGACTTTCTGCAAGATGGCGGAAGAAAGCGATGAGTTCGACCTTGAGGTGGACAAAAGGCAGGTAGAGATGGCTCTCGCACAGCCTGACTGTGTTCTAGGCAGCCGCCTGGCCATTTGGATGCTCAAGCAAGCCGATCTCAAAGTATATCTAACCGCAAGTTCCATCGAACGTGCGCGCAGGATAACCCAGCGCGAAGGGGGGACTCTCTCTGAGCGCCTGGAGCAGACTCAAATGCGTGATGCCAATGACAGTGCACGATACCTGCGCTTGTACAACATAGACAACAGCGATACAACGGTGGCGGACTTGGTAATCGATACGTCCGAGTTGGAACCCGAGCAAATCGCCGCCCTCATTGTCAAGGAGGCCAAGGCTCGTGAGAAACGCTAA
- a CDS encoding YicC/YloC family endoribonuclease, whose protein sequence is MKSMTGYGFSESVGEQFQLAVELKSYNNRYLDINHNIPYMLAPYEMEIDKKITDFASRGHVEVNIRVKNLASDVQLYVDEQAVKNYSEAFASIAALSGKALKPQLSDYLGSEGVLVSLKGNDSERYRQVLFETLQAALVQFSESKVREGSSTQRDLVRLGTVVSEGLDVIKSHANELEQMVKDTLRSRFVEMLGDQNYDENRILQEVAVMLVKYSVHEEIKRLGVHLKEYFSLLERSEPVGKRLDFLCQEMNREINTIGSKSQMVELNIQVVKMKDGLENIREQIRNIE, encoded by the coding sequence ATGAAAAGCATGACCGGATACGGATTCAGTGAATCCGTGGGTGAGCAGTTCCAGCTCGCCGTGGAGCTGAAGTCGTACAACAATCGGTATTTGGATATCAATCACAATATTCCGTATATGCTTGCTCCCTATGAGATGGAAATCGACAAAAAAATTACCGATTTTGCCAGCCGCGGACACGTGGAAGTGAACATTCGGGTCAAGAACTTGGCCAGTGACGTACAACTTTATGTCGATGAACAAGCAGTGAAGAATTATTCCGAAGCGTTTGCTTCCATCGCAGCACTCAGCGGCAAGGCCCTCAAGCCGCAACTCTCTGATTATCTGGGAAGTGAAGGGGTGCTGGTGAGTTTGAAGGGCAACGATAGCGAGCGCTATCGGCAGGTCTTGTTTGAAACACTGCAGGCAGCTCTTGTACAGTTCTCGGAGAGCAAGGTTCGCGAAGGGTCTTCCACCCAGCGAGACCTGGTTCGGTTGGGCACTGTCGTCAGTGAAGGTCTGGATGTCATAAAAAGTCATGCGAACGAGCTTGAGCAGATGGTCAAGGATACCTTGCGATCCCGTTTTGTGGAAATGCTTGGTGATCAGAACTACGACGAAAACAGGATTTTGCAGGAAGTTGCCGTCATGCTCGTCAAATATTCGGTTCATGAGGAGATCAAGCGTCTGGGCGTACACCTGAAGGAGTATTTCTCCCTGCTTGAAAGATCAGAGCCGGTCGGTAAACGCCTGGACTTTCTCTGTCAGGAGATGAATCGGGAGATAAATACCATCGGAAGCAAGAGCCAGATGGTTGAACTGAACATCCAGGTTGTTAAGATGAAGGATGGTCTGGAAAATATTCGTGAACAAATCCGCAACATTGAGTAA
- a CDS encoding glutamate ligase domain-containing protein, with translation MDFQAQRWYLVGMKGTGMASLAVLLTHMGCQVRGCDRDELFFTDALLANHGLVCDVGFAESLLSSDITSVIYSSAYPLTTPILKAANERNLMLYSYPAFIALLTKRQDSYAVAGTHGKTTTCSVASHLLGQATKSQFPFYAVYGSSQSGLDRYPYYGSECALFEACEYQDHFLSYDLRAVLVTSIEYDHPDYFQSIDQVKRSFESLVTNLKGGGIFLYCADDEGASALSAYVLAHRKDITVVAYGFSAPGPFRIMRNGPDRYTLAVLEDLPFTIQAKAEALVCDHIGALVLSLAMILDRPEPKLYVQDQGLITDEVLPTLVASLSRHLRSYTACIGRTEVLFTQDGVVYIDDYAHHPTEIHTSLEELRARYPRYKMLVIFCPHTASRTLAFHHEFVEQLAQCDALIVQATYASARGDGPTAEDPAEDLVRQVGSLLPNRCAYAKDEQTAEALGSLWLQERWLCITMGAGNNRFLCERIARRRRSHS, from the coding sequence ATGGATTTTCAAGCACAGCGTTGGTATCTGGTAGGGATGAAGGGTACAGGAATGGCTAGCCTTGCCGTCCTGCTTACCCATATGGGCTGCCAGGTACGAGGCTGTGATAGGGATGAACTCTTCTTCACCGACGCCCTGCTTGCAAACCATGGACTGGTTTGTGATGTTGGTTTTGCTGAAAGCTTGTTGAGCAGCGACATCACCTCGGTCATTTACAGCAGTGCCTATCCCCTGACGACACCCATCCTCAAGGCAGCCAACGAGAGGAATCTTATGCTGTATTCGTATCCGGCTTTCATCGCACTTCTTACGAAGCGCCAGGATAGTTATGCGGTGGCGGGCACGCATGGCAAGACGACGACATGTTCGGTTGCATCCCATTTGCTTGGCCAGGCAACGAAGTCACAATTCCCGTTTTATGCAGTCTATGGGTCCTCCCAGAGCGGGCTTGACCGTTATCCCTACTATGGTTCTGAGTGTGCTCTTTTTGAAGCGTGCGAGTATCAGGATCACTTTCTTTCCTATGATTTGCGAGCTGTATTGGTTACTTCCATTGAATATGACCATCCTGATTATTTCCAATCGATTGATCAGGTTAAGCGGAGTTTTGAATCGTTGGTCACCAACCTCAAGGGCGGGGGCATTTTCCTATACTGCGCAGACGACGAGGGCGCCTCAGCCTTGTCAGCCTATGTGCTTGCCCATCGTAAGGACATCACCGTCGTTGCCTATGGCTTTTCTGCCCCTGGACCGTTCAGAATTATGAGAAATGGCCCCGATCGATATACACTTGCCGTATTGGAGGACCTTCCCTTTACCATCCAGGCCAAAGCCGAAGCCTTGGTATGTGACCACATCGGAGCGTTGGTCCTGTCCTTGGCCATGATACTCGATCGTCCCGAGCCTAAGCTCTATGTTCAGGATCAAGGCCTCATCACCGATGAGGTGCTGCCAACCTTGGTTGCCTCTCTTTCCCGGCATCTGCGTTCCTATACTGCATGCATCGGTCGCACCGAGGTTCTGTTTACCCAGGACGGGGTGGTGTATATCGATGACTATGCCCACCATCCGACAGAAATTCACACTTCCTTGGAAGAGCTGCGTGCACGCTATCCCCGGTATAAGATGCTTGTGATTTTCTGTCCTCATACCGCTAGTCGGACCCTTGCATTTCACCACGAGTTTGTAGAACAACTTGCTCAGTGTGATGCGCTCATCGTGCAAGCTACGTATGCTTCGGCCAGAGGGGATGGCCCCACTGCTGAGGATCCTGCAGAGGATCTTGTGCGCCAGGTTGGTTCTCTTCTGCCGAATCGCTGTGCCTATGCAAAAGACGAGCAAACGGCCGAAGCCTTAGGTTCGCTCTGGTTGCAAGAGAGGTGGTTGTGTATTACGATGGGTGCGGGTAATAATCGTTTCCTTTGCGAGCGCATTGCCCGCCGAAGAAGGAGTCATTCATGA
- a CDS encoding Mur ligase family protein — protein MKTLRTLLEAIGIDSTPQNASILIETISQHSKQCTANSVFFAFHGLRTDGILYIQEAIEHGAVCIISDQNLSNLNLPAKVQWHQVHKPHTAFALMCSALNDNSQDKLGIIGVSGTDGKSTTCDYLYQILEANGVKTGLLTTVSMDDGSGKVDSPFRQSTPEPDQLHVFLRRCVENKVQKVILECTSHALSDTFDRLAGIHFEAAIVTKVTSEHLEFHHSLEEYTQAKVNLVRSLKDGGLFVTSTDNAKLEAFTAELRSTTKALILGKDVMLRIEFMGYQGVVVDILDQRIQTSLLLPSLATNALLATFCASHLLGIDVTALLVLIKSLKPVKGRMQQIENTLGVRTIIDFAHTADAYDGIFFFAKRTCEGGDIIAVFGCAGERDTSKRSPMGKIANKYCSTIILTEEDPRREGNQQIFSDLRFHMNNPACRVWEIESRREAIRKAVSIAQCGDTLLFLGKGHEKTIERMDGKISWDEVEEVEMALRLEEEKRK, from the coding sequence ATGAAAACCCTACGAACCTTACTGGAGGCTATCGGCATTGATTCTACGCCGCAGAACGCCTCCATACTCATTGAAACCATAAGCCAGCACTCCAAGCAATGCACGGCAAACTCTGTCTTCTTCGCCTTCCACGGCTTGCGTACCGATGGAATCCTCTATATTCAGGAAGCAATCGAGCATGGGGCTGTCTGCATTATCAGCGACCAGAACCTCTCAAATCTGAACCTGCCTGCCAAGGTTCAGTGGCACCAGGTCCATAAACCCCATACAGCCTTTGCTCTCATGTGCTCTGCACTCAATGACAATTCCCAGGACAAGCTGGGCATCATCGGGGTTAGCGGTACCGACGGCAAAAGCACTACGTGTGATTACCTCTACCAAATCCTTGAAGCAAACGGAGTCAAAACAGGGTTGCTCACTACTGTCAGCATGGATGACGGATCGGGAAAAGTCGACTCTCCTTTCCGCCAGAGCACACCAGAACCAGACCAGTTGCATGTATTCTTGCGCCGTTGCGTTGAAAACAAGGTGCAGAAAGTAATACTGGAGTGTACCAGTCATGCCCTGAGCGATACATTCGACCGCCTGGCCGGCATACACTTTGAAGCCGCTATCGTCACCAAGGTCACCAGTGAGCACTTGGAGTTTCACCATAGTCTTGAGGAGTATACCCAGGCCAAGGTAAATCTGGTTCGGTCGCTCAAGGATGGCGGCCTGTTTGTAACCAGCACCGACAACGCAAAACTCGAAGCTTTCACAGCCGAACTCAGAAGCACCACCAAAGCCTTGATACTGGGAAAGGATGTGATGCTGCGGATTGAATTCATGGGGTACCAGGGAGTGGTGGTCGATATTCTGGATCAACGCATCCAGACCTCGCTTTTGCTTCCCAGTCTGGCAACCAACGCCCTGTTGGCAACCTTCTGTGCAAGCCATTTGCTTGGAATCGATGTCACCGCATTGCTTGTGCTGATCAAGAGCCTCAAGCCGGTCAAGGGCAGGATGCAACAGATTGAGAACACATTGGGAGTGAGGACCATCATTGACTTCGCCCATACCGCCGACGCCTACGATGGAATCTTTTTCTTCGCCAAACGGACCTGCGAAGGAGGTGACATCATCGCCGTATTCGGGTGTGCCGGAGAGCGTGACACATCCAAGCGATCTCCGATGGGAAAGATTGCAAACAAGTATTGTTCGACTATCATTCTCACAGAAGAAGACCCCAGGCGCGAAGGCAATCAGCAGATTTTTTCTGACCTACGCTTCCATATGAACAATCCTGCTTGCAGGGTATGGGAGATTGAAAGCCGCCGTGAGGCGATCCGCAAGGCTGTATCAATCGCCCAATGTGGTGACACCCTCCTTTTTTTGGGCAAAGGCCATGAAAAAACCATTGAGCGCATGGATGGGAAAATCAGCTGGGATGAAGTCGAGGAAGTAGAAATGGCGCTTCGACTTGAAGAGGAAAAACGGAAATGA
- a CDS encoding D-alanine--D-alanine ligase produces MTIALVYGGRSTEHEVSIASALTVHRALKQAGYRVLLIAIALDGRWYLQPNLLSKSIDATIPIHAVPGLGLYVQDAKLDIDAVFATTHGYGGEDGNLQGLCMLCRLPLCGCDTVSSALGMHKHLASELFMQALIPTVPTLLLDKNAVQQVEYTTLLERARSTLGPDLFVKPENSGSSVGVSALKDCDAKALQQAVELARRYSERVLIQLLIHPLQELETAVLETRDKGLVVAGPGLVIDPAKETVGFLSYEHKYGKVDTAHIRIPSGLDDTTETIIKNYARKAFLAIKGDGYARIDFFVSENRIYLNEINTSPGLTDTSHYPALLASVGYDLSSVCKHLVENALLRNAQEKLRIYTPPGY; encoded by the coding sequence ATGACCATAGCCCTTGTCTATGGGGGAAGATCCACCGAACATGAGGTTTCCATCGCCAGTGCCCTGACAGTGCATCGGGCCCTCAAGCAAGCAGGGTATCGTGTACTGCTTATCGCCATCGCCCTCGATGGCCGATGGTATTTACAGCCCAATCTGCTAAGCAAATCAATCGATGCCACCATACCCATTCATGCAGTTCCTGGTCTCGGACTCTACGTCCAAGATGCAAAACTGGATATCGATGCAGTCTTTGCCACCACCCACGGTTATGGCGGCGAGGATGGAAACCTGCAAGGCCTATGCATGCTCTGCCGTCTCCCGCTCTGCGGCTGCGATACCGTCTCAAGTGCCTTAGGCATGCATAAGCATTTGGCTTCTGAACTGTTTATGCAGGCACTCATACCCACCGTACCGACGCTGTTGCTGGATAAGAATGCCGTGCAGCAGGTTGAGTATACTACACTTCTAGAGCGTGCCCGAAGCACCCTTGGCCCTGATCTATTTGTAAAACCTGAGAACAGTGGCTCTTCGGTAGGCGTCAGTGCCTTGAAGGACTGTGACGCCAAGGCCTTGCAGCAGGCTGTTGAACTGGCTCGCCGTTACAGCGAGCGTGTTCTTATCCAGCTGCTCATCCATCCCTTGCAAGAATTGGAAACCGCAGTTCTGGAAACCCGGGACAAAGGTCTTGTGGTGGCAGGACCGGGCTTGGTGATCGACCCCGCCAAGGAAACAGTAGGCTTTCTCAGCTACGAACACAAGTACGGCAAGGTCGATACCGCCCATATCAGAATCCCCAGCGGTCTTGATGACACAACTGAAACAATCATTAAAAACTATGCACGCAAGGCATTCTTGGCAATAAAGGGTGATGGGTATGCACGCATCGATTTTTTTGTCAGTGAAAATCGGATCTATCTCAATGAAATCAATACCTCTCCCGGCTTGACCGACACAAGTCACTACCCCGCCCTGCTTGCCTCGGTTGGCTATGACCTTTCTTCTGTCTGCAAGCATTTGGTGGAAAATGCCTTACTGCGCAATGCACAAGAAAAGCTGCGAATCTATACACCACCCGGATATTGA
- the dinB gene encoding DNA polymerase IV codes for METVIFHVDMDAFYASVEVLDNPDYQGKCLLIGGMSKRSVVATASYEARVFGVHSAMPMAQALRLCPQAVVVKPRMQRYSEMSKQVMEILKTFSSDVHQISIDEAFLDMSGTFRLFGLPREAGKLLKEKVNKETGLTISVGIGPSRFIAKMASDYDKPDGLCRVSIGKEIAFIDAVGLKKLWGVGKVTQQVLAKHHITSTQELRTYSEQTLQALFGRSMGQFLYLACRGVDPGIFKEEAKSHSISTETTFAEDVCTTEALEQTLLWMSHDVMFRALEEKQMGRTVGLKLRFPDFTTLTVQVTPQSTIYSAEQIFQYAKTLLLQKWSEGKPVRLIGLGMYQLYSGERPLQEELFQDPYEKKRKLEQVVLKLHKEGKQVVKATNLERKSEMPDTNGSPLA; via the coding sequence ATGGAAACTGTAATTTTTCATGTTGATATGGATGCGTTCTATGCCTCGGTGGAGGTTTTGGACAACCCTGACTACCAGGGCAAATGCCTGCTTATCGGGGGCATGAGCAAACGCTCGGTAGTCGCTACGGCCAGCTACGAAGCGAGAGTCTTTGGCGTCCATTCGGCGATGCCCATGGCTCAAGCTCTGCGCCTTTGCCCGCAGGCCGTTGTAGTGAAGCCGCGTATGCAGCGCTACAGCGAGATGAGCAAGCAAGTCATGGAAATTCTTAAAACGTTTTCCAGCGATGTCCATCAAATTTCCATCGACGAAGCCTTTCTGGATATGAGTGGGACCTTCCGGCTTTTCGGCCTTCCGCGTGAAGCGGGGAAGCTACTCAAAGAAAAAGTCAACAAGGAGACTGGACTAACCATCTCGGTAGGAATTGGGCCAAGCAGATTCATAGCCAAAATGGCCAGTGACTACGACAAACCCGACGGACTCTGCAGGGTTTCAATCGGCAAGGAAATTGCCTTCATCGATGCAGTGGGACTCAAAAAGCTTTGGGGGGTGGGAAAGGTTACCCAACAGGTATTGGCAAAGCATCACATCACCAGCACGCAGGAACTGAGAACCTACAGCGAGCAAACACTGCAAGCATTGTTTGGTCGCAGCATGGGACAGTTTCTGTACCTTGCCTGCCGGGGTGTCGATCCGGGCATTTTCAAGGAAGAGGCGAAAAGTCATTCCATCTCCACCGAGACGACCTTTGCCGAGGATGTCTGTACTACTGAGGCACTTGAGCAGACGCTCTTGTGGATGAGCCATGACGTCATGTTCCGCGCACTCGAGGAGAAGCAAATGGGACGCACTGTCGGACTGAAACTGCGGTTTCCCGACTTTACCACCCTCACGGTGCAAGTTACCCCTCAGTCGACCATCTACAGTGCAGAACAGATATTCCAGTATGCAAAAACTCTTTTGCTGCAAAAATGGAGTGAGGGCAAACCGGTACGTCTCATAGGCCTCGGAATGTATCAGTTGTACAGCGGAGAGCGGCCGCTGCAGGAAGAGCTTTTCCAAGATCCTTATGAGAAAAAGAGAAAACTGGAGCAAGTTGTCCTGAAGTTGCATAAAGAAGGAAAGCAGGTTGTCAAAGCGACCAACCTGGAACGAAAGAGCGAAATGCCGGATACCAATGGCAGCCCTCTTGCATAA
- a CDS encoding YbaN family protein, whose amino-acid sequence MVRHKALRVMLAILGLLCVGLGFLGILLPILPTTPFILLAALLFSFSNQKLARWLERNRTFGPYLKHWKEGTGIPKTVKIKVLLLLWASLSFTFFLLQKPMLIAMLATIGSIVSIYIISIKPRPRVAPSKLT is encoded by the coding sequence TTGGTAAGACATAAAGCACTACGAGTCATGTTGGCGATACTGGGTCTTCTGTGCGTTGGGCTTGGTTTTTTGGGCATTCTCCTTCCCATACTTCCCACCACCCCGTTCATCCTGCTTGCTGCCCTGCTGTTTTCATTTTCCAATCAGAAGCTGGCACGCTGGCTTGAACGAAACAGGACCTTCGGCCCGTACCTGAAACATTGGAAAGAAGGCACAGGCATTCCAAAGACTGTGAAAATCAAGGTATTGCTACTACTTTGGGCAAGCCTTTCCTTTACCTTTTTCCTGCTGCAAAAACCGATGTTGATTGCGATGCTTGCTACCATAGGAAGCATTGTCAGCATCTATATCATCAGCATAAAGCCACGGCCCCGGGTTGCACCAAGCAAACTGACGTAA
- a CDS encoding MFS transporter: protein MRLLILIYLAFISLGLPDGVLGSVWPVMRLELGLPLASAGLIGAIGSIGTVASALLSYRLINRFGTAKVTLVSVLLTSIALFGYSISSSLPALMLFAIPLGLGAGSVDSALNNYVALHYEARHMNWLHSFWGLGATSGPAVMGLVLSLHLSYRAGYRTLAVLQLLLVVALSASVPLFERPKKQPIESNKNSQGPRKKHKALPFALLGFFLYCALEVSTGLWAVSYLVEVKGLLPGEAALYGSLFFLGITSGRIVSGFVSMRISNTKLIYLGLGICLVGLLSLSISPLPFAGYSLLLLGFGCAPVFPSMIHETPRRFSIESSQRIIGLQMASAYIGSTLTPPLFGVLGTVVGLRWMPLMQLSILLLLFLCMVMLGRLTKVNTL from the coding sequence ATGCGGCTGTTGATACTCATTTACCTTGCCTTTATCAGCCTCGGGCTTCCTGACGGGGTGTTGGGCAGTGTCTGGCCGGTCATGCGCTTGGAACTTGGTCTGCCGCTTGCAAGCGCCGGCCTGATCGGAGCCATCGGCTCGATTGGCACAGTGGCGTCTGCCTTACTCAGCTACCGCCTGATCAACCGGTTTGGAACCGCAAAGGTAACACTGGTCAGTGTGCTGCTGACATCCATTGCACTTTTTGGGTATTCAATTTCCTCTTCACTTCCCGCCTTGATGCTTTTCGCCATCCCCCTTGGCCTGGGAGCCGGGTCGGTGGACTCCGCGTTGAACAACTATGTCGCACTCCACTACGAAGCAAGGCATATGAATTGGCTTCACTCCTTCTGGGGGCTGGGTGCGACAAGCGGCCCTGCCGTGATGGGTTTGGTCCTCTCTCTTCATTTGAGTTATCGGGCAGGGTATCGCACCCTTGCAGTACTGCAACTTCTGTTGGTGGTTGCCCTGAGTGCTTCGGTGCCTTTGTTTGAACGACCGAAGAAACAGCCGATCGAATCGAACAAAAACAGCCAAGGACCAAGGAAGAAGCACAAGGCTTTGCCGTTCGCCCTCTTGGGCTTCTTTCTGTATTGTGCCTTGGAAGTTTCCACAGGATTATGGGCGGTAAGCTATCTGGTTGAAGTGAAGGGACTGCTTCCCGGTGAAGCCGCCCTCTACGGTTCGCTCTTTTTCTTGGGAATCACCTCAGGACGTATAGTCAGCGGATTTGTTTCCATGCGGATTTCCAATACCAAGTTGATCTATCTAGGGTTGGGCATTTGCCTGGTAGGTCTGTTGTCCCTGAGCATTTCGCCTCTTCCCTTTGCGGGCTACTCGCTCTTATTGCTGGGTTTCGGGTGCGCTCCGGTCTTTCCGAGTATGATTCACGAAACTCCCAGGAGGTTTTCCATTGAATCAAGTCAGCGAATCATCGGTCTGCAGATGGCCTCAGCCTATATAGGAAGTACGCTGACACCGCCTCTCTTTGGTGTGCTGGGGACGGTGGTGGGCCTTAGGTGGATGCCCCTGATGCAGCTAAGCATTCTACTGCTGCTTTTTCTTTGCATGGTGATGCTTGGTCGCCTGACCAAGGTCAATACTCTCTGA
- a CDS encoding undecaprenyl-diphosphate phosphatase: MAEMLKSLVLGIVQGITEWLPISSTGHLLLLDEVLHLRLGENAKELFMVIIQLASILAVVVLYFSTLNPFSAKKSKQERSATYLLWVKVLIATIPAGIAGVLLDDFMDEHLYRWPVIAIALFSYGVLYLFLEKSSIGRAQKRVKNLSSLTHKDALFLGLFQMLALVPGTSRSGSTILGGIIIGLERQVAAQFSFFMAIPIMAGASLLKLLKLGFSYTREEYILLIIGFVSSFLVSLVCIKALIAYVRKHDFSVFGLYRIVLAVVVSVYFLTIGA; encoded by the coding sequence ATGGCTGAGATGCTGAAGTCATTGGTTTTAGGAATCGTGCAAGGGATTACCGAGTGGCTGCCGATCAGCTCAACCGGGCATTTACTGCTCCTTGATGAAGTGCTCCACCTTCGTCTAGGCGAGAATGCGAAAGAGTTGTTTATGGTCATCATCCAACTGGCATCCATTCTTGCCGTCGTAGTACTATACTTTTCCACGCTTAACCCCTTTTCAGCAAAGAAGAGCAAACAGGAACGCAGTGCAACCTACCTACTCTGGGTTAAAGTCCTGATTGCAACCATTCCCGCCGGCATTGCGGGTGTGCTGCTGGATGATTTCATGGATGAGCACCTCTATCGCTGGCCGGTCATCGCCATTGCTCTGTTCTCCTATGGGGTTCTGTACCTGTTTTTGGAGAAGAGCAGTATCGGAAGAGCTCAAAAGAGGGTGAAGAATCTTAGCTCGCTCACCCATAAGGATGCACTGTTTCTCGGATTGTTCCAGATGCTTGCCTTGGTTCCCGGAACCAGTCGTTCAGGTTCAACTATCCTGGGTGGCATCATTATCGGACTTGAGCGGCAGGTGGCCGCCCAGTTCTCCTTCTTCATGGCTATTCCTATCATGGCCGGCGCCTCACTGCTGAAGCTGCTGAAGCTGGGCTTTTCCTATACCCGTGAGGAGTACATCCTGTTGATAATCGGGTTTGTCAGCTCATTTCTAGTCTCCCTGGTTTGTATCAAAGCACTTATCGCCTATGTGCGTAAGCATGATTTCTCAGTTTTCGGTCTCTACCGAATCGTACTTGCGGTTGTAGTTTCCGTCTATTTCTTGACGATAGGAGCCTAG
- the trmL gene encoding tRNA (uridine(34)/cytosine(34)/5-carboxymethylaminomethyluridine(34)-2'-O)-methyltransferase TrmL produces the protein MALHIVLFEPEIPQNTGNIARTCAAVGATLHLVHPLGFSLSEKHLRRAGLDYWPLLTLCEYANVDEFFQKKSGENLYFFTTKAKHSYTELTYPEETYLVFGKESAGIPESILVEHQKTCVRIPMRSQARSLNLSNSVAIATYEYLRQAQFSDLSTTGTLHRLSWKE, from the coding sequence ATGGCACTGCATATTGTCCTGTTTGAACCAGAAATACCACAGAATACCGGCAACATCGCCCGTACCTGCGCTGCAGTCGGGGCTACGCTGCATCTGGTCCATCCCCTTGGCTTCAGCCTTTCGGAAAAACACCTCAGGCGTGCCGGCCTCGATTATTGGCCTTTGCTGACGCTATGCGAGTATGCAAATGTGGACGAATTTTTCCAAAAAAAGAGTGGGGAAAACCTCTACTTCTTTACCACCAAGGCAAAACACTCCTATACCGAGCTGACCTATCCCGAGGAGACCTATCTGGTTTTCGGCAAGGAAAGTGCAGGAATTCCGGAGTCAATCCTCGTTGAACATCAAAAAACCTGTGTACGCATTCCTATGCGTTCACAGGCCCGTAGTTTGAATCTATCCAACAGTGTGGCTATTGCCACCTATGAATATCTCAGGCAGGCACAGTTTTCCGACCTTAGCACGACGGGAACGTTGCATCGCCTTTCCTGGAAGGAGTAA